From Rutidosis leptorrhynchoides isolate AG116_Rl617_1_P2 chromosome 3, CSIRO_AGI_Rlap_v1, whole genome shotgun sequence, a single genomic window includes:
- the LOC139896337 gene encoding uncharacterized protein, with translation MWKFASKCLVGGTGVMNFKSGFRKLTQRFQELSDDEASSTFSKDDGLECPICYESFNIVENIPYVLWCGHSLCQNCVLALQRAVVKIPPLPIQLPLLISCPWCNLLSPRLVLKGNLKFPRKNYFLLWMVERINSDKMKSHTGSCADCQPSTLALKSEVSASHLNVQRGQPSGNITGQNRLIGVQAYLRKALILFVELTAKFPLVLIFLLIVLYAIPASAAILALYVLVTVLFALPSFLILYFSYPSLDWLVKEIMG, from the coding sequence ATGTGGAAGTTTGCATCCAAATGTCTAGTAGGCGGCACTGGTGTCATGAACTTTAAAAGTGGCTTCAGAAAACTAACACAACGTTTTCAAGAATTGTCAGATGATGAAGCTTCTTCCACATTTAGTAAAGACGATGGTTTGGAATGCCCAATATGTTATGAATCCTTCAACATTGTCGAAAACATACCTTACGTGTTATGGTGCGGTCATTCACTCTGTCAAAATTGTGTCTTAGCTCTTCAACGTGCCGTTGTTAAGATCCCTCCTTTACCAATCCAGCTACCCCTTTTAATATCTTGCCCTTGGTGCAATTTATTATCTCCTCGTCTCGTATTAAAAGGTAACCTTAAGTTCCCTCGTAAGAACTACTTTCTTCTTTGGATGGTTGAGAGAATCAACAGTGATAAAATGAAGTCTCACACCGGTTCTTGTGCTGATTGTCAACCATCAACGTTGGCTTTAAAAAGTGAAGTAAGTGCAAGTCATTTGAATGTCCAAAGGGGTCAACCGTCAGGGAACATCACCGGTCAAAATCGTCTTATTGGCGTACAAGCTTACCTTCGAAAGGCTCTGATTTTGTTTGTTGAGTTGACTGCTAAGTTCCCTTTGGTTCTGATCTTTCTCTTGATTGTGTTATATGCAATACCTGCTAGTGCTGCAATATTGGCTTTGTATGTTCTGGTTACTGTTTTATTTGCTCTCCCTTCGTTTCTCATTCTGTATTTTTCGTATCCTAGCTTGGATTGGCTGGTGAAGGAGATCATGGGTTAG